The following coding sequences are from one Candidatus Nitronereus thalassa window:
- a CDS encoding CHASE2 domain-containing protein, producing the protein MKHSSVEKLIQIGYRYVTRSKGRFYLYLAVFCSLLVILDAGSTQLVSGMKLKTFDVIMKNRLLFHQADSNIVIIDIDEGSLAAMATDYGRWPWPRQVFAEFLEILQEQEPEAVVFDILFSDPDIYNPDSDAYFNEVVGMWPNTFFPMLRLAPQNDDASQVTPGMIPGMGTIPGQSQLDKGMAVVLPSFSGILASGRIGTNNVYPDRDGIVRQYPIFRNHHGWRIPSLPAKIGDTQGWTLPQKQDVFLNWRGKPGAFQSVRFSEVFQDFLRRDRQRPSNEFTSKIVIIGSTASALFDTKPTPMARIHPGVEILATAIDNLKNGDWITQVKNPWMFTLLALGLIWGTAFAFMTGVNRKWIDGIFASSQAGLIGVTFASLNFSTFYVDLTAPITTGLIYFSLARVYAYAEATLMEKYVWLNVEEGVDGWQHAEIMVLHVEDLPEASESHFLTAFKRDLNNRKPGFTVEAFPRKPAGIGRAYHDMFLIYYVESAVKNGQWVPRTDGNTTRALVQEEAQALCAKEHRVWRIGFCQGALPYGQEKGRIQAWQHLVMKSMLDLREQETRQVS; encoded by the coding sequence ATGAAGCATTCTTCCGTGGAAAAACTCATTCAGATCGGCTACCGCTATGTGACCAGGTCCAAGGGGCGGTTTTATCTTTATCTAGCCGTGTTCTGTAGCCTGCTGGTAATCCTGGATGCCGGGTCTACCCAATTGGTCAGCGGGATGAAGTTGAAAACTTTCGATGTCATCATGAAAAATCGTCTGCTCTTTCACCAGGCTGATTCGAACATTGTGATTATTGATATCGACGAAGGAAGCCTGGCCGCCATGGCGACGGACTATGGGCGATGGCCTTGGCCACGCCAGGTGTTCGCGGAATTTCTGGAAATCCTTCAGGAACAAGAACCTGAGGCTGTGGTGTTTGATATTTTGTTCAGCGATCCGGATATCTACAACCCGGACTCAGATGCATATTTCAATGAGGTGGTGGGAATGTGGCCCAACACTTTTTTCCCCATGCTGCGATTGGCTCCACAGAATGATGATGCCAGCCAAGTTACTCCTGGGATGATACCTGGTATGGGCACTATCCCAGGTCAATCGCAGTTAGACAAAGGTATGGCCGTGGTCTTGCCTTCCTTTTCGGGGATTTTGGCCAGCGGCAGAATCGGTACAAACAATGTCTATCCTGATCGGGACGGTATTGTTCGGCAGTATCCCATTTTCCGAAATCACCATGGGTGGCGCATTCCGTCGTTGCCGGCGAAGATTGGCGATACGCAGGGATGGACATTACCCCAAAAACAGGATGTCTTTTTAAATTGGCGCGGGAAACCTGGAGCCTTTCAATCCGTTCGTTTCAGCGAAGTATTCCAGGACTTCTTGCGTCGTGACCGCCAGCGGCCTTCTAACGAATTTACCAGCAAGATTGTCATCATTGGATCTACGGCTTCAGCCCTGTTTGATACGAAACCGACACCTATGGCACGCATTCATCCTGGCGTGGAAATCCTGGCGACCGCCATCGATAATCTGAAAAACGGGGATTGGATCACGCAGGTGAAAAATCCCTGGATGTTTACTTTATTGGCTCTGGGTCTTATTTGGGGAACGGCCTTTGCGTTTATGACGGGCGTGAACCGGAAGTGGATTGATGGCATTTTTGCGAGTTCGCAAGCTGGTTTGATTGGGGTCACCTTTGCCAGTCTGAACTTTTCCACGTTTTATGTGGATCTGACGGCGCCTATCACCACCGGGTTGATTTATTTTTCCCTTGCACGGGTGTATGCCTATGCCGAAGCCACACTCATGGAGAAATATGTCTGGCTCAATGTCGAAGAAGGTGTTGACGGATGGCAGCATGCTGAAATCATGGTGCTCCATGTCGAGGATTTACCGGAAGCTTCAGAATCCCACTTTCTCACTGCTTTTAAGCGCGATCTGAATAATCGAAAGCCTGGATTCACAGTCGAGGCGTTTCCCCGCAAGCCCGCGGGAATCGGCAGAGCCTATCATGACATGTTCTTGATATACTATGTGGAGAGTGCCGTGAAGAATGGTCAATGGGTGCCCAGGACCGATGGGAACACCACGCGTGCGTTGGTTCAGGAAGAGGCCCAAGCACTTTGTGCAAAGGAGCATCGTGTTTGGCGCATTGGCTTTTGTCAGGGGGCTTTGCCCTATGGCCAGGAAAAGGGACGGATTCAAGCATGGCAACACCTGGTGATGAAGAGCATGCTCGATTTGAGAGAACAGGAAACGCGGCAGGTCTCCTGA
- a CDS encoding riboflavin synthase has translation MFSGIVEEMGVVKSFDRNLSGARLAIFAETILEGLKLGESVSVSGVCLTAADVNDRDFVVDVSTETLNVTNIGSLTAGAPVNLERAMKLNDRIGGHLVSGHVEGIGILRERQPEGNATLLMFEAPDNILRYCIPKGSITIDGVSLTINQVTEKSVSVAIIPHTAKVTTLGIKQPGESVNLEADLIGKYVERLMQNAGQLPQKPTTIIDREYLEKRGLL, from the coding sequence ATGTTTAGCGGGATTGTTGAAGAAATGGGAGTGGTCAAATCTTTCGACCGCAACTTGAGTGGGGCTCGGCTAGCCATTTTTGCTGAGACGATATTAGAAGGTCTGAAACTTGGAGAAAGTGTGAGTGTCTCAGGGGTGTGTTTAACCGCAGCTGATGTGAACGACCGAGATTTTGTGGTCGATGTTTCGACTGAGACGTTGAACGTGACGAATATTGGAAGTTTAACAGCGGGGGCACCCGTCAATCTCGAACGGGCCATGAAGTTGAATGACCGAATCGGCGGGCATCTGGTTTCTGGGCATGTTGAAGGGATTGGCATTCTGCGAGAACGCCAACCAGAGGGTAATGCGACGCTGCTGATGTTTGAAGCCCCGGACAATATTCTGCGCTACTGTATTCCAAAAGGATCAATCACTATTGATGGCGTGAGCCTGACGATTAACCAGGTTACGGAAAAGTCAGTGTCTGTGGCGATTATTCCTCATACGGCCAAGGTGACGACGCTTGGCATCAAACAACCTGGCGAATCTGTAAATTTAGAAGCGGATTTAATTGGAAAGTATGTAGAGCGGTTGATGCAAAATGCCGGACAACTCCCGCAAAAACCAACGACGATCATTGACCGGGAATATTTGGAAAAACGGGGGCTGCTCTAA
- a CDS encoding DUF4301 family protein yields MNSTCKIDHMLTQHDRECIAKRGTSVETIEHQLTTFQRGIPFTHITKPCTIQDGITQFTKSDLPDLEATFGQAMTTGRVTKFVPASGAASRMFKTLLAICADSTIAAPFSVTPSEQSDLETFLQRLSDFAFINDLTSTLSKQGHQLENLRDQGQHQPILEALLHPTGLNYAKRPKGLLAFHRYPDHIRTPIEEHLIEATVYAKDANNQAQVHFTISPEHQEAVQEHIEVARQRFKKADHDWIVTCSLQKASSDTIAVDLNNQPFRDRHGNLLFRPGGHGALLTNVNELEGDIVFIKNIDNVVPDHLKEETYTYKRAIGGYLISIQGTLFEYLRQLDKESATTQQLDDMLEWAQSTLHCSHPTPWKEWDRLQRTHHLRRFFHRPIRVCGMVKNTGDPGGGPFWVQHQDGTTSLQIVESSQVDPRSTEQQRIFASSTHFNPVDMVCGARDYQGKPFDLTQYIDPNAGFISQKSYEGRELKALELPGLWNGGMAKWHTIFVEVPRHTFNPVKTVFDLLLPAHQPE; encoded by the coding sequence ATGAACTCAACATGCAAAATTGACCACATGCTCACTCAACATGACCGAGAGTGCATCGCAAAGAGAGGAACCTCCGTCGAAACCATTGAACACCAGCTCACCACTTTTCAACGCGGAATTCCTTTTACTCACATTACGAAACCCTGTACGATTCAAGATGGCATAACACAATTCACCAAAAGCGACCTTCCGGATCTCGAAGCGACTTTCGGGCAAGCCATGACCACGGGGCGGGTCACTAAATTTGTCCCAGCCTCTGGCGCAGCCTCCCGCATGTTTAAAACTCTGTTGGCTATCTGTGCGGATTCTACAATCGCTGCCCCCTTTTCCGTGACTCCGTCAGAACAATCTGATCTAGAAACCTTTTTACAACGACTCTCGGACTTTGCCTTCATCAATGACTTAACGAGCACTCTCTCCAAACAAGGACACCAACTAGAGAACCTCCGTGACCAGGGGCAACATCAACCTATCTTGGAAGCGCTACTCCATCCAACTGGGCTGAATTACGCCAAACGACCTAAAGGCCTTCTGGCATTTCATAGGTATCCAGACCACATACGCACCCCCATTGAAGAGCATTTAATTGAAGCCACCGTGTATGCCAAAGACGCCAACAACCAAGCTCAAGTGCACTTTACGATTTCCCCCGAACATCAGGAGGCCGTACAAGAACATATTGAAGTTGCCCGTCAACGATTCAAGAAAGCTGACCACGATTGGATCGTCACATGCTCACTCCAAAAAGCCTCTAGCGATACCATTGCCGTAGACTTGAATAACCAACCGTTCCGAGACCGCCACGGCAATCTACTTTTTCGTCCGGGGGGCCATGGTGCGCTTCTTACAAACGTGAATGAACTCGAGGGAGATATTGTCTTCATCAAAAATATCGACAATGTGGTCCCGGATCACCTGAAAGAAGAAACCTATACATATAAACGAGCCATAGGCGGCTATCTCATTTCGATTCAAGGGACCCTCTTTGAATACCTTCGACAGCTCGACAAGGAAAGCGCGACCACACAACAACTGGACGATATGTTGGAATGGGCTCAGTCAACATTGCATTGTTCACATCCAACACCGTGGAAAGAGTGGGATCGTTTACAACGCACCCATCATCTCCGTAGGTTCTTCCACCGACCAATCCGCGTCTGCGGCATGGTGAAAAATACGGGTGACCCTGGAGGAGGACCATTTTGGGTACAACACCAAGACGGCACCACTTCACTGCAAATTGTAGAATCTTCTCAGGTGGATCCTCGTTCCACGGAACAACAACGCATCTTTGCTTCCTCCACACACTTCAATCCTGTCGATATGGTATGCGGGGCCCGCGACTACCAAGGCAAGCCATTCGACCTCACACAATACATCGACCCCAACGCCGGATTCATCTCACAAAAATCATACGAGGGACGTGAGCTGAAAGCACTTGAACTCCCTGGGCTTTGGAATGGTGGCATGGCTAAGTGGCATACGATTTTCGTAGAAGTTCCACGTCACACTTTTAACCCTGTGAAAACCGTCTTCGATCTCCTCTTACCCGCACATCAACCAGAATAA
- a CDS encoding M48 family metalloprotease, producing the protein MRSIAIGIGLLIMAITVNFSYAFDFGEVLKKLDKKEDLSTILKKEKSPPSSQDQKAKNPPSLTDVAGLLKGTSVEEEIAIGQEIAGRLLGAAPLVPDESLQRYVNKVGMWVALQSGRNDLPWSFGVLESEDINAFAAPGGFIFLTKGLYRKLNNEAELAGVLGHEIGHVIKQHHLTVLKKSKALDLGSRLLSSKLGRVGNKTGDEAIQHLIGNGAEIMARGLDKDAEYEADRIGVVLATRAGYDSYGLPVVLQEIGHVSAKDSSVSLLFKTHPQPDARLSKLGDAMGSFDRFPDGKTLSTRFYVLSE; encoded by the coding sequence ATGCGATCAATTGCCATAGGTATCGGACTTCTCATCATGGCCATCACAGTAAATTTTTCCTACGCCTTCGACTTTGGCGAGGTGCTCAAGAAACTCGACAAAAAGGAAGATCTATCCACAATTCTCAAAAAGGAAAAGTCGCCTCCATCCTCTCAGGATCAGAAAGCGAAAAATCCACCATCGCTTACTGATGTGGCAGGGTTGCTCAAGGGGACATCTGTAGAAGAGGAAATTGCCATCGGACAGGAAATCGCCGGGAGGCTTCTTGGCGCTGCCCCACTCGTGCCTGATGAATCTCTCCAGCGGTACGTCAATAAAGTAGGCATGTGGGTGGCGCTTCAGAGTGGACGGAACGATTTGCCGTGGTCGTTCGGGGTGTTGGAGAGTGAGGACATTAATGCGTTTGCGGCGCCCGGTGGATTCATTTTTCTTACCAAAGGGCTCTACAGGAAATTGAACAACGAAGCCGAATTGGCAGGCGTGCTTGGACATGAAATTGGCCACGTGATTAAACAGCACCATTTGACCGTGCTCAAGAAAAGCAAAGCCCTTGATCTAGGAAGTCGTCTGTTATCCAGCAAGCTTGGCCGTGTCGGGAACAAGACCGGGGATGAAGCCATTCAACATTTAATCGGAAACGGTGCGGAAATCATGGCGCGGGGCTTGGATAAGGATGCCGAATACGAGGCTGACCGAATCGGTGTTGTGTTAGCAACACGAGCCGGGTATGACTCCTACGGATTGCCTGTCGTGTTACAAGAAATTGGGCATGTGAGTGCCAAGGATAGTAGTGTTTCCCTCTTGTTCAAGACGCATCCACAACCCGACGCACGCCTGTCCAAATTGGGCGATGCCATGGGGAGCTTTGATCGCTTTCCGGACGGTAAAACGCTATCTACTCGGTTTTATGTGTTGAGTGAGTAG
- a CDS encoding HEAT repeat domain-containing protein, whose protein sequence is MNKKLLQSMSLCLLVTAVVWGITSREGMVYAAASEMNIEVIQDHLTMHVHDALLVEVVERVTQILLLTSHVDPDLEKMLVTLTLKDVPFREGLAKLLANTNYVLTDRDLYVWARGESPKSGQWRERKQETPPQELEEQPEISGEDLRYQALHGKDPEARATALELLSNENEEIAISTLADALNDQSPEVRELALELLGETEGPLPIDQIAKMVTDDPNPERRMEAIVVLASRDEEAAKTILQNALHDSDPEVVELAKSILQEVDSNAEDEDLR, encoded by the coding sequence ATGAATAAGAAACTATTACAATCGATGAGTCTTTGCCTGCTGGTGACGGCGGTGGTTTGGGGGATTACCAGCCGGGAGGGCATGGTGTATGCCGCGGCATCTGAAATGAATATTGAAGTGATACAGGATCACCTGACCATGCACGTGCATGATGCGCTTTTGGTGGAAGTGGTAGAGCGAGTCACACAAATCTTATTGCTCACCAGCCATGTGGATCCGGATCTTGAAAAGATGCTTGTGACCTTGACCCTGAAGGATGTTCCTTTTCGTGAAGGTTTGGCTAAACTGCTTGCCAATACAAATTATGTGCTGACCGATCGCGACCTCTATGTGTGGGCGCGGGGTGAGTCTCCAAAAAGTGGGCAGTGGCGAGAACGAAAGCAAGAGACGCCTCCGCAAGAACTAGAAGAACAGCCGGAAATTTCTGGGGAAGATCTTCGATATCAGGCTCTTCATGGTAAGGATCCGGAGGCAAGGGCCACGGCATTAGAATTACTGAGTAACGAGAATGAAGAAATCGCCATATCGACCCTTGCAGATGCTTTGAACGATCAAAGCCCAGAGGTGCGCGAATTGGCTTTGGAATTGTTAGGGGAAACCGAAGGCCCTCTTCCCATCGATCAAATTGCGAAAATGGTGACCGACGATCCCAATCCCGAACGGCGTATGGAAGCCATTGTGGTGCTGGCCTCCCGCGACGAAGAAGCCGCCAAAACCATCTTGCAAAATGCCTTGCATGACTCTGATCCCGAAGTGGTCGAGTTGGCTAAAAGTATTTTGCAGGAGGTGGACTCCAATGCTGAAGATGAGGACCTTCGATAG
- the acs gene encoding acetate--CoA ligase: MAEQIETLLKTSTVYRPTEKTLSEAYIKDYETAYKESIADPEKFWDGIAKELEWFSPWNQVLEWKYPWAKWFLGGKCNISYNCLDRHVNSWRKNKVAVIWVGEKGEERIFTYAELSRQVNRCANALKSIGLKKGDVVTIYLPKIPEQIIAMLACARIGVIHSVIYSGFSAPALESRIKDANAKMIITADCGYDRGKSIDLKKVVDEAVSKSPSIEKMVVVRREKPGNTLKENEIDWEEWMEGQSTNCEAEQLDSETPLYFLYTSGTTGKPKGVVHVHGGYMVGTYITTKYIFDLKDEDVYFCVADPGWVTGHSYIVYGPLLNGATVLTAEGKPDYPNPGRWWDLISKYGVSIFYTTPTAIRLLMKYGEDWPGKYDLSSLRVLGSVGEPINPEAWEWFHRVTGGDKPIMDTWWQTETGSILVSPLPCVPLKPGSATRPFLGIEADVVDKEGNSIGTGGGFAVIKKPWPSMMRTIHKDPDRYLGYWNNIPNCYTAGDVCHKDEDGYFWFMGRADDVVKVAGNRIGTAEVESALVSHDAVVEAAVIGKPHKTAGEMIKAFVILKQGQTESSELIKNLKAHVQTELGKIAVPREIDIVTSLPKTRSGKIMRRVLKAKELGQDPGDISTLEE, translated from the coding sequence ATGGCAGAACAAATTGAAACATTATTAAAGACTTCCACCGTGTACCGCCCCACCGAAAAAACTCTGAGTGAGGCGTATATCAAGGATTATGAAACCGCATATAAAGAGTCGATTGCCGACCCTGAAAAATTTTGGGATGGCATCGCCAAGGAATTGGAATGGTTTTCCCCTTGGAATCAAGTATTGGAATGGAAATACCCATGGGCCAAATGGTTTCTCGGCGGAAAGTGCAACATCTCCTACAATTGCCTGGATCGGCACGTCAACAGTTGGCGCAAGAACAAGGTTGCGGTCATCTGGGTCGGAGAAAAAGGCGAGGAACGGATTTTCACCTATGCCGAACTCTCTCGACAGGTAAATCGTTGTGCAAATGCCCTAAAATCCATCGGGCTCAAAAAAGGCGATGTGGTCACCATTTATCTCCCAAAAATTCCCGAGCAAATTATCGCGATGTTAGCCTGCGCTCGAATCGGCGTCATTCACTCCGTTATTTACTCAGGGTTTAGTGCCCCGGCTTTAGAATCGCGCATCAAGGATGCCAACGCCAAAATGATCATTACCGCTGACTGTGGTTACGATCGCGGGAAAAGTATCGATCTCAAAAAAGTTGTCGACGAGGCAGTATCAAAAAGTCCAAGCATTGAAAAAATGGTCGTCGTGCGGCGAGAAAAACCTGGCAATACTCTCAAAGAGAATGAAATCGATTGGGAAGAATGGATGGAGGGACAATCCACCAACTGCGAAGCCGAACAATTGGACTCCGAAACACCGCTGTATTTCCTGTACACCTCCGGAACCACCGGCAAACCTAAGGGCGTGGTGCATGTACACGGTGGTTATATGGTCGGCACCTACATTACTACGAAATATATTTTCGATCTCAAGGATGAAGATGTGTACTTCTGCGTAGCCGATCCAGGTTGGGTTACCGGACACAGTTATATCGTTTACGGTCCGTTGCTCAATGGCGCCACCGTGTTGACCGCCGAAGGCAAACCCGACTACCCCAATCCAGGACGCTGGTGGGACCTCATTTCAAAATATGGCGTATCGATTTTTTATACAACCCCTACGGCCATTCGTTTACTCATGAAGTATGGCGAAGATTGGCCTGGAAAATACGATCTCTCCTCCTTACGTGTGCTCGGCTCAGTGGGAGAACCCATTAACCCCGAAGCATGGGAATGGTTTCATCGCGTAACAGGTGGAGACAAACCTATCATGGATACCTGGTGGCAAACAGAGACCGGATCAATTCTCGTGAGCCCACTACCCTGCGTGCCGCTCAAACCTGGGTCTGCTACCCGACCCTTCTTAGGCATTGAAGCGGATGTGGTGGATAAAGAAGGCAACAGCATCGGCACCGGTGGGGGATTCGCCGTCATCAAAAAACCTTGGCCCTCGATGATGCGCACGATTCACAAAGACCCGGATCGTTACCTTGGATACTGGAATAACATCCCTAACTGCTATACCGCAGGCGACGTGTGTCACAAAGATGAAGACGGCTATTTCTGGTTCATGGGCCGGGCGGATGATGTAGTCAAAGTCGCGGGCAATCGAATCGGCACCGCAGAAGTGGAAAGTGCGTTAGTGAGTCATGATGCAGTCGTTGAAGCCGCCGTTATCGGCAAACCACATAAAACCGCCGGGGAGATGATCAAAGCCTTTGTGATATTAAAGCAGGGACAAACCGAAAGTTCAGAACTGATTAAGAACCTGAAGGCGCATGTCCAAACCGAACTCGGAAAAATTGCCGTTCCACGAGAAATCGATATCGTCACCTCGCTGCCAAAAACCCGGTCAGGAAAAATCATGCGCCGCGTCCTAAAAGCGAAAGAACTCGGCCAAGACCCCGGTGACATTTCGACATTAGAAGAATAG
- a CDS encoding SH3 domain-containing protein: MRWLLGFLLFMCVGYSISALAAESGVAVRSCKVLNEPFADAREIASLKAGDSVDIGRRKGGWLQVTAKGKTGWVRMLFVRRGASAGKTSAVTEASGVLGLATGRSGKGNVVAATGVRGLSEEELKGATYNAQEFSKLKTYATSVQESQSFAKEGGLQSLRVELLENSAGK, encoded by the coding sequence ATGAGGTGGCTGTTAGGGTTCCTATTGTTCATGTGTGTAGGGTATTCCATTTCCGCTTTGGCGGCTGAAAGTGGTGTGGCTGTGAGAAGCTGTAAGGTGCTGAATGAACCGTTTGCCGATGCTCGAGAGATTGCATCCTTGAAGGCTGGGGATTCGGTCGACATCGGAAGGAGAAAGGGTGGATGGTTGCAGGTCACCGCCAAGGGGAAAACGGGGTGGGTGCGAATGCTGTTTGTCCGTCGTGGCGCATCCGCTGGAAAAACTTCGGCCGTCACTGAAGCCTCTGGCGTCTTGGGATTGGCCACTGGCCGATCTGGGAAAGGCAATGTGGTGGCTGCCACCGGTGTCCGTGGCTTAAGCGAAGAAGAGTTGAAGGGCGCCACGTATAATGCCCAAGAATTCTCCAAACTCAAAACGTATGCCACATCGGTTCAGGAGTCCCAATCGTTTGCCAAAGAAGGTGGGCTGCAATCACTGCGGGTGGAACTTCTCGAAAATTCTGCTGGAAAGTAA